In Bos mutus isolate GX-2022 chromosome 10, NWIPB_WYAK_1.1, whole genome shotgun sequence, a single window of DNA contains:
- the MAPKBP1 gene encoding mitogen-activated protein kinase-binding protein 1 isoform X1, with protein MMAVEGSTITSRIKNLLRSPSIKLRRSKAGNRREDLSSKVTLEKVLGITVSGGRGLACDPRSGLVAYPAGCVVVLFNPRKHKQHHILNSSRKTITALAFSPDGKYLVTGESGHMPAVRVWDVAEHSQVAELQEHKYGVACVAFSPSAKYIVSVGYQHDMIVNVWAWKKNIVVASNKVSSRVTAVSFSEDCSYFVTAGNRHIKFWYLDDSKTSKVNATVPLLGRSGLLGELRNNLFTDVACGRGKKADSTFCITSSGLLCEFSDRRLLDKWVELRTTVAHCISVSQDYIFCGCADGTVRLFNPSNLHFLSTLPRPHALGTDIASVTEASRLFSGAANARYPDTIALTFDPTNQWLSCVYNDHSIYVWDVRDPKKVGKVYSALYHSSCVWSVEVYPEVKDSNQACLPPSSFITCSSDNTIRLWNTESSGVHGSTLHRNILSNDLIKIIYVDGNTQALLDTELPGGDKADGSLMDPRVGIRSVCISPNGQHLASGDRVGTLRVHELQSLNEMLKVEAHDSEILCLEYSKPDTGLKLLASASRDRLIHVLDAGREYSLQQTLDEHSSSITAVKFAASDGQVRMISCGADKSIYFRTAQKSGDGVQFTRTHHVVRKTTLYDMDVEPSWKYTAIGCQDRNIRIFNISSGKQKKLFKGSQGEDGTLIKVQTDPSGIYIATSCSDKNLSIFDFSSGECVATMFGHSEIVTGMKFSNDCKHLISVSGDSCIFVWRLSSEMTISMRQRLAELRQRQRGGKQQGSSSPQRAAGPNRHEAPSMLSPGPALSSDSDKEGEDEGTEEEELPALPVLSRGAKKEPASVPSPALPRSLSHWEMSRAQETEEFLDPAPATNQGPRRRGRWAQPGVELSVRSMLDLRQLETLAPGPRGPHQDCPAMTPSGPGKHSQQAPETSSVSKNEKLPRPQASQPCSCPHIIRLLSQEEGLFAQDLEPAPIEDGIVYPEPGDSPTLDTSEFQVQAPSRGTLGRVYADGRGSEKHSPDSACSVDFSSSRLSSPEHPNEDSESTEPLSVDGISSDLEEPAEGDEEEEEDEGGTGPYEVQEGSPHTPDQEQFLKQHFETLANGAAPGGPVRVPERTESRSISSRFLLQVQSPPLREPSPSSSSLAVTSRLAQGLQASGEQPRGSGANPPGAPPEAEPSPGNPGPQQTVPVLLPRRRLSPDSGWSPKRVAAAGPTGGLQKAQSVQSLVPQDEAPPPGLLLSQEMEAQGCLCPLPKADRRLSRPHSYQSPTTSSMAKIARSISVGENLGLAAEHQAPAPVRISPLNKLALPSRAHLVLDIPKPLPDRPTLATFSPATKGRAPGEAEQPGCPVGLGKTHSTAERRACSGEGATPKPRTECQAQPGPNSPCAQQLPASSLLRGPANLQPPPLEKTPSPVECARPGAALSRDSEPAVSLEQCEQLVAELQGSVRQAVQLYHLLTSGVPLQVASCKTPSVEQSRITQLLRSTFSSVRQELEALAGAVLASPGGSPGAVGAEQTQALLEQYSELLLRAVERRMERRL; from the exons GTGTGTGGTCGTGCTGTTCAATCCCCGGAAACACAAACAGCACCACATCCTCAACAGTTCCAG GAAAACCATCACtgcccttgccttctctcctGATGGCAAGTACTTGGTCACTGGAGAG AGTGGGCACATGCCTGCCGTGCGCGTTTGGGATGTGGCAGAGCACAGCCAGGTGGCTGAGCTGCAGGAGCACAAGTATGGTGTGGCTTGTGTGGCCTTCTCCCCGAGCGCCAAGTACATCGTCTCTGTGGGCTACCAGCATGACATGATCGTCAACGTCTGGGCCTGGAAG aaaaacatcgtGGTGGCTTCCAATAAGGTGTCCAGTCGGGTCACCGCAGTGTCCTTCTCTGAAGACTGCAGCTACTTTGTCACTGCTGGTAACCGGCATATCAAATTCTGGTACCTTGATGACAGCAAGACCTCAAAG GTTAACGCCACTGTGCCCCTGCTGGGCCGCTCGGGGCTGCTGGGCGAGCTGCGGAACAACCTGTTCACTGACGTGGCCTGTGGCAGAGGGAAGAAGGCAGACAGCACCTTCTGCATCACGTCCTCAGGGCTGCTGTGCGAGTTCAGTGACCGGAGGCTTCTGGACAAGTGGGTGGAGCTGAGA ACCACTGTGGCCCACTGCATCTCCGTGAGCCAGGACTACATCTTCTGTGGCTGCGCTGATGGCACCGTGCGCCTCTTCAACCCTTCCAACCTGCACTTCCTCAGCACCCTGCCCCGGCCCCACGCCCTGGGGACAGACATCGCCAGTGTCACAGAAGCCAG TCGCCTCTTCTCTGGCGCGGCTAATGCCAGATATCCAGACACCATCGCCTTGACCTTCGATCCTACTAATCAGTGGCTGTCTTGTGTGTACAACGACCACAGCATTTATGTTTGGGATGTGAGGGACCCCAAGAAAGTGGGCAAGGTGTATTCGGCTCTGTATCATTCCTCCTGCGTCTGGAGTGTGGAG GTCTACCCCGAAGTGAAGGACAGTAACCAGGCCTGCCTGCCCCCCAGTTCCTTTATCACCTGTTCCTCCGACAACACTATCCGCCTGTGGAACACAGAGAGCTCCGGGGTGCATGGCTCCACGCTGCACCGGAACATCCTCAGCAAT GACCTCATTAAGATCATCTATGTGGATGGGAACACTCAGGCCCTGCTGGACACTGAGCTGCCCGGGGGAGACAAAGCTGATGGGTCCCTGATGGATCCCCGCGTGGGCATTCGTTCTGTGTGTATCAGCCCCAATGGCCAGCATCTCGCTTCAGGAGACCGTGTGGGCACACTCAG GGTGCACGAACTGCAGTCCCTAAATGAGATGCTGAAGGTGGAGGCCCATGACTCGGAAATCCTGTGCCTGGAGTACTCTAAGCCAGACACAG GTCTGAAGCTCCTAGCGTCAGCGAGCCGGGACCGGCTGATCCACGTGTTGGATGCTGGACGGGAGTACAGCCTACAGCAGACATTGGACGAGCATTCATCCTCTATCACTGCTGTGAAGTTTGCAG CCAGCGATGGGCAAGTCCGCATGATCAGCTGTGGAGCAGACAAGAGCATCTACTTCCGCACTGCGCAGAAG TCTGGAGACGGAGTGCAGTTTACCCGGACACACCACGTGGTGCGGAAGACGACCCTCTATGACATGGACGTGGAGCCCAGTTGGAAGTACACAGCCATCGGCTGCCAGGATCGGAATATTCG GATCTTTAACATCAGCAGTGGGAAGCAGAAGAAGCTGTTTAAAGGGTCGCAGGGTGAGGACGGCACTCTGATTAAG GTGCAGACGGACCCCTCAGGGATCTACATTGCTACCAGCTGCTCTGACAAGAACCTCTCCATTTTTGACTTTTCCTCAGGCGAGTGCGTGGCTACCATGTTTGGCCACTCAG AGATTGTCACTGGCATGAAGTTTAGTAATGACTGCAAACACCTCATCTCTGTATCAGGGGACAG CTGCATATTTGTGTGGCGCCTGAGCTCGGAGATGACCATCAGCATGAGGCAGCGTCTGGCTGAGCTGCGCCAGCGCCAGCGCGGAGGCAAGCAGCAAGGATCATCCTCTCCTCAGAGGGCCGCTGGACCCAACCG GCACGAGGCCCCCTCGATGCTATCTCCCGGACCAGCTCTCTCCTCAGACAGCGACAAGGAGGGAGAAGACGAGGGCACGGAAGAGGAGGAGCTCCCAGCGCTGCCTGTCCTTTCCAGGGGTGCCAAGAAAGAGCCAG CCTcagtgcccagcccagccctgccccgaAGCCTGTCCCACTGGGAGATGAGTCGG GCACAGGAGACGGAGGAGTTCCTGGACCCAGCTCCTGCCACCAACCAAGGACCCAGAAGAAGGGGGCGCTGGGCTCAGCCCGGTGTGGAGCTGAGTGTTCGCTCTATGCTGGACCTGAGGCAGCTGGAGACACTGGCCCCAGGTCCTCGGGGTCCTCACCAGGACTGTCCGGCCATGACCCCTTCAGGTCCTGGGAAGCACAGTCAGCAGGCCCCTGAAACCTCAAGCGTGAGCAAG AATGAAAAGCTCCCCCGACCTCAGGCTTCCCAACCCTGTTCCTGCCCCCACATCATCCGATTGTTGTCCCAAGAGGAAGGGCTCTTTGCCCAAGATCTGGAGCCTGCACCCATCGAAGATGGTATTGTCTACCCGGAGCCGGGTGACAGCCCCACCCTGGATACCAG TGAGTTCCAGGTGCAGGCACCAAGCCGAGGGACCCTGGGAAGAGTGTATGCAGACGGCAGGGGCTCAGAGAAGCATAGCCCTGATAGTGCATGCTCTGTGGACTTCAGCAGCAGCCGCCTttccagccctgagcaccccaaTGAAG ACTCTGAGAGCACGGAGCCCCTGAGTGTGGATGGCATTTCCTCAGACCTTGAAGAGCCAGCCGAGGgtgatgaggaggaagaggaagacgaGGGGGGCACTGGTCCCTATGAGGTGCAGGAGGGCAGCCCCCATACCCCGGACCAGGAGCAGTTTCTAAAACAGCACTTTGAGACTCTGGCCAATGGGGCTGCTCCAG GGGGCCCAGTTCGGGTACCAGAGCGGACAGAATCTCGGAGCATCTCTTCCCGATTCCTGTTGCAAGTGCAGAGCCCCCCACTCAG GGAACCGTCCCCATCTTCCTCAAGCCTGGCAGTGACGTCGAGACTGGCCCAGGGGCTGCAGGCTTCTGGTGAGCAGCCGAGAGGCAGTGGTGCCAATCCTCCAGGAGCACCCCCAGAGGCGGAGCCTTCCCCTGGAAACCCTGGCCCCCAGCAGACAGTTCCTGTGTTACTGCCGCGACGCCGTCTTAGCCCGGACAGTGGCTGGTCCCCCAAGAGAGTGGCGGCAGCCGGCCCCACAGGTGGACTCCAGAAAGCCCAGTCGGTGCAGAGTCTGGTACCACAGG ATGAGGCCCCTCCACCAGGCCTGTTGCTCTCACAGGAGATGGAAGCCCAGGGGTGCCTGTGCCCCTTGCCCAAAGCTGATCGCCGTCTGTCTCGGCCCCACTCGTACCAGAGCCCCACCACCAGTTCCATGGCCAAGATTGCCCGCAGCATCTCTGTTGGGGAAAACCTGGGTCTGGCTGCTGAACATCAAGCTCCTGCCCCCGTCCGCATCTCACCACTCAACAAGCTGGCCCTGCCCAGCCGGGCTCACCTGGTCCTGGATATCCCGAAGCCACTGCCTGATCGTCCCACCTTGGCCACCTTCTCACCTGCTACCAAGGGCCGGGCCCCTGGTGAGGCAGAACAGCCTGGCTGCCCAGTGGGGCTAGGAAAGACTCACAGTACAGCTGAGAGGCGGGCCTGTTCAGGGGAGGGTGCCACTCCTAAGCCTAGGACAGAGTGCCAGGCTCAGCCTGGCCCCAACAGCCCCTGTGCCCAGCAGCTGCCGGCCAGCAGCCTCCTCCGAGGCCCTGCAAACTTGCAGCCACCACCCCTTGAGAAGACTCCCAGCCCTGTGGAATGTGCCAGGCCAGGGGCAGCCCTGAGCCGGGACTCAG AACCAGCAGTGAGCCTGGAGCAGTGCGAGCAGCTCGTGGCTGAGCTCCAGGGCAGTGTGCGCCAGGCCGTGCAGCTCTACCACTTG CTTACTTCAGGGGTCCCGTTGCAGGTGGCCAGCTGCAAGACACCCTCGGTGGAACAAAGTCGCATCACCCAGCTCCTCAGAAGCACCTTCTCTTCAGTGCGGCAGGAGCTGGAGGCCCTGGCTGGGGCAGTGTTGGCCAGCCCTGGCGGGAGCCCTGGGGCTGTGGGGGCCGAGCAGACACAGGCCCTGCTGGAGCAATACTCAGAGCTGCTGCTTCGAGCTGTGGAGCGGCGCATGGAACGCAGACTCTGA